A single window of Rhizobium sp. SL42 DNA harbors:
- a CDS encoding NADH-quinone oxidoreductase subunit D, producing the protein MTEHNVRNFNINFGPQHPAAHGVLRLVLELDGEIVERVDPHIGLLHRGTEKLIETKTYLQALPYFDRLDYVAPMNQEHAYSMAVEKLLGLQIPIRGQLIRVLYSEIGRILSHLLNVTTQAMDVGALTPPLWGFEEREKLMVFYERACGARMHSAYIRPGGVHQDLPHELVEDIGKWCDPFLKTVDDIDDLLTGNRIFKQRNVDIGVVTLDDCWAWGFSGVMVRGSGAAWDLRKSQPYECYADLDFDLMVGKNGDCYDRYLIRMFEMRESVKIMKQCVNRLLGDARTGPISALDGKVVPPKRGEMKRSMEALIHHFKLYTEGYHVPEGEVYAAVEAPKGEFGVYLVSDGTNKPYRCKIRAPGYAHLQAMDFICRGHQLADVSAILGSLDIVFGEVDR; encoded by the coding sequence ATGACAGAACACAACGTCCGCAACTTCAACATCAACTTCGGTCCGCAGCATCCGGCGGCGCACGGGGTCTTGCGTCTCGTGCTCGAGCTCGACGGTGAAATCGTCGAGCGCGTCGATCCGCATATCGGCCTGCTGCACCGCGGCACCGAAAAACTGATCGAGACCAAGACCTATCTCCAGGCGCTGCCTTATTTCGATCGTCTCGACTATGTCGCGCCGATGAACCAGGAGCACGCCTATTCGATGGCGGTCGAGAAGTTGCTCGGTCTGCAGATCCCGATCCGTGGTCAGCTGATCCGCGTTCTCTATTCGGAAATCGGCCGTATCCTGTCGCATCTCCTGAACGTCACCACGCAGGCGATGGACGTTGGTGCGCTGACGCCGCCGCTCTGGGGCTTCGAGGAGCGCGAAAAGCTGATGGTGTTCTACGAGCGCGCCTGTGGCGCCCGTATGCATTCGGCCTACATCCGTCCGGGCGGCGTGCACCAGGACCTGCCGCATGAACTGGTCGAGGATATCGGCAAGTGGTGCGATCCCTTCCTGAAGACTGTCGATGATATCGACGACCTTTTGACCGGCAACCGTATCTTCAAGCAGCGTAACGTCGATATCGGTGTCGTTACGCTGGATGATTGCTGGGCCTGGGGCTTCTCGGGCGTCATGGTCCGCGGTTCCGGCGCGGCCTGGGACCTGCGCAAGTCGCAACCCTACGAATGTTACGCCGATCTCGACTTCGACCTGATGGTCGGCAAGAATGGCGACTGCTACGATCGATATCTCATCCGCATGTTCGAGATGCGTGAGTCGGTGAAGATCATGAAGCAATGCGTCAATCGTCTGCTTGGCGACGCCAGGACCGGGCCGATCTCGGCGCTGGATGGTAAGGTCGTTCCGCCGAAGCGTGGCGAGATGAAGAGGTCGATGGAAGCGCTGATCCATCACTTCAAGCTCTATACCGAAGGCTACCATGTGCCTGAGGGTGAGGTTTATGCTGCCGTTGAAGCGCCCAAGGGCGAATTTGGCGTCTATCTCGTCTCCGATGGCACCAACAAGCCCTACCGCTGCAAGATCCGCGCCCCGGGCTATGCCCATCTACAGGCGATGGATTTCATTTGCCGCGGCCACCAGCTGGCGGACGTGTCCGCCATTCTGGGTTCGCTGGACATCGTGTTCGGGGAAGTTGACCGCTGA
- a CDS encoding NADH-quinone oxidoreductase subunit E, whose translation MSVRRLAEEQFQPAGFSFNAENAVWAEATIRKYPEGRQQSAVIPLLMRAQEQDGWVTKAAIEFVAQKLDMPYIRVLEVATFYTQFQLRPIGTRAHIQVCGTTPCMLRGAEDLIKVCKSKIHHDPLEVNESGTLSWEEVECQGACVNAPMIMIFKDSYEDLTPTQLEHIIDRFEAGKGSDIKPGPQIDRIFSAAAGGPTALIEPIEPIRFQDTPAAAAPAPAAAAPVTPSNAAKPVTDAPETDQKLKTPATDKKAAAENIKVKGDNADTARSEKPSLEDKNRPAGIEKPDAVDDLKMISGVGPKIEATLNGLGIYKFEQISKWKKAEREWVDTYLKFSGRIERDDWVKQAKALAKGGEAEYIKVFGKKPR comes from the coding sequence ATGTCCGTTCGTCGACTAGCCGAAGAGCAATTTCAGCCGGCAGGCTTTTCCTTCAATGCGGAAAATGCCGTTTGGGCTGAAGCCACCATCCGCAAATATCCGGAAGGCCGCCAGCAATCGGCGGTGATCCCGCTGTTGATGCGGGCGCAGGAGCAGGATGGCTGGGTGACGAAGGCGGCGATCGAATTCGTCGCCCAGAAGCTCGACATGCCGTATATCCGGGTGCTGGAGGTCGCGACCTTCTACACCCAGTTCCAGCTGCGCCCGATCGGCACCCGCGCCCATATACAGGTCTGTGGCACCACGCCGTGCATGCTGCGCGGCGCCGAGGACCTGATCAAGGTCTGCAAGTCGAAGATCCATCACGATCCTCTCGAAGTGAATGAATCGGGAACGCTGTCGTGGGAAGAAGTCGAGTGTCAGGGCGCCTGCGTCAACGCACCGATGATCATGATCTTCAAGGATAGCTACGAAGACCTGACGCCGACCCAGCTCGAGCACATCATCGACCGTTTTGAGGCAGGCAAGGGTTCCGACATCAAGCCGGGCCCGCAGATCGACCGTATTTTCTCCGCCGCCGCAGGTGGTCCGACCGCGCTGATCGAGCCGATCGAACCGATCCGCTTCCAGGATACGCCCGCCGCTGCTGCGCCGGCCCCGGCTGCTGCTGCCCCGGTAACGCCTTCGAATGCCGCAAAGCCGGTCACCGATGCGCCGGAGACCGACCAGAAGCTCAAGACACCGGCGACCGACAAAAAGGCCGCCGCTGAAAACATCAAGGTCAAGGGCGACAACGCCGATACGGCGCGGTCCGAAAAGCCTTCGCTGGAGGACAAGAACCGTCCGGCCGGTATCGAGAAGCCGGACGCCGTTGATGATCTCAAGATGATCTCCGGCGTTGGCCCGAAGATCGAGGCCACTCTGAATGGTCTTGGCATCTACAAGTTCGAGCAGATTTCCAAGTGGAAGAAGGCCGAGCGCGAATGGGTCGATACCTACCTGAAGTTCTCCGGTCGCATCGAGCGTGACGACTGGGTCAAGCAGGCCAAGGCCCTCGCCAAAGGTGGCGAAGCCGAATACATCAAAGTCTTCGGCAAGAAGCCGCGCTGA
- the nuoF gene encoding NADH-quinone oxidoreductase subunit NuoF: protein MLKDQDRIFTNIYGLKDKSLKGAMARGHWDGTKQILEKGRDWIINEVKNSGLRGRGGAGFPTGLKWSFMPKESDGRPHYLVVNADESEPGTCKDRDILRHDPHTLIEGCVIASFAMGANAAYIYVRGEFMREREALQAAIDECYDAGLLGKNNKLGYDIDIYVHHGAGAYICGEETALLESLEGKKGQPRLKPPFPANMGLYGCPTTVNNVESIAVTPTILRRGAGWFSSFGRPNNVGTKLFMISGHVNRPCTVEESMGITFREMIEKHAGGIRGGWDNLLAVIPGGASCPVVKAEDMMDVVLDFDGLREVKSSFGTGGMIVMDKSTDIIKAIWRISAFFKHESCGQCTPCREGTGWMMRVMERMVKGNAQKREIDMLFQVTKQIEGHTICALGDAAAWPIQGLIRNFRPEIEARIDQYTRNAIAHGVVMEAAE from the coding sequence ATGTTGAAGGATCAGGATCGCATCTTTACCAATATCTATGGCCTCAAGGACAAGTCCCTGAAGGGTGCCATGGCGCGTGGCCACTGGGATGGCACCAAGCAGATCCTCGAAAAGGGTCGTGACTGGATCATCAACGAGGTCAAGAATTCGGGTCTGCGCGGCCGTGGCGGCGCGGGCTTCCCGACGGGTCTCAAGTGGTCCTTCATGCCGAAGGAATCCGACGGCCGCCCGCATTACCTCGTCGTCAATGCCGACGAATCCGAGCCCGGCACTTGCAAGGACCGCGACATCCTGCGTCACGATCCGCATACGCTGATCGAAGGCTGCGTGATTGCGTCCTTCGCCATGGGCGCCAACGCCGCCTACATCTATGTGCGTGGCGAGTTCATGCGCGAGCGTGAGGCTCTGCAGGCCGCGATCGACGAGTGCTACGACGCAGGCCTCCTCGGCAAGAACAACAAGCTCGGCTACGACATCGACATCTATGTCCATCACGGCGCCGGCGCCTATATCTGCGGCGAGGAAACAGCCCTTCTCGAAAGCCTCGAAGGCAAGAAGGGCCAGCCGCGCCTGAAGCCCCCGTTCCCGGCGAACATGGGTCTCTATGGCTGCCCGACCACGGTCAACAACGTCGAGTCGATCGCGGTCACCCCGACAATCCTGCGCCGTGGCGCCGGCTGGTTCTCGTCCTTCGGCCGTCCGAACAATGTCGGCACCAAACTGTTCATGATCTCCGGCCACGTCAACCGTCCTTGCACGGTTGAGGAAAGCATGGGCATCACCTTCCGCGAAATGATCGAGAAGCATGCCGGCGGCATCCGTGGCGGCTGGGACAATCTGCTCGCGGTCATCCCGGGCGGCGCATCCTGCCCGGTCGTCAAGGCTGAGGACATGATGGATGTTGTTCTGGACTTCGACGGTCTGCGCGAGGTGAAGTCCTCCTTCGGCACCGGCGGCATGATCGTCATGGACAAGTCCACCGACATCATCAAGGCCATCTGGCGCATCTCGGCTTTCTTCAAGCACGAGAGCTGCGGCCAGTGCACGCCGTGCCGTGAAGGCACCGGCTGGATGATGCGCGTCATGGAGCGCATGGTGAAGGGCAATGCCCAGAAGCGCGAAATCGACATGCTGTTCCAGGTGACCAAGCAGATCGAGGGCCACACCATCTGTGCGCTCGGCGATGCGGCTGCCTGGCCGATCCAGGGCCTGATCCGGAACTTCCGTCCCGAGATCGAAGCCCGTATCGATCAGTATACCCGCAACGCGATCGCACATGGCGTCGTCATGGAAGCGGCCGAGTAA
- the nuoG gene encoding NADH-quinone oxidoreductase subunit NuoG, with product MAKLKIDGKEIEVPDHFTLLQACEEAGAEVPRFCFHERLSVAGNCRMCLVEVKGGPPKPAASCAMGVRDIRGGPNGELAEVFTNTPMVKKAREGVMEFLLINHPLDCPICDQGGECDLQDQAMAFGIDSSRYTENKRAVEDKYIGPLVKTVMNRCIHCTRCVRFTTEVAGIAELGLIGRGEDAEITTYLEQAMTSELQGNVVDLCPVGALTSKPFAFTARPWELGKTESIDVMDALGSAIRVDTRGREVMRVMPRVNEQVNEEWISDKSRFIWDGLKTQRLDRPYVKKDGRLQPASWAEAFAAVKSAVAATTADKIGAVAGDLASVEEMFALKSLLASLGSANTDCRQDGTALDPSRGRSSYIFNSGIEGIEAADAILIVGANPRYEASVLNARIRKRWRRGGLPIAVIGEAGDLRYPYEYLGAGTETLSDLVSGKNSFVEKLTAAKNPLIIIGQGALIGAEGAAVLANAAKLANAVGALTEEWNGFSVLHTAAARVGGLDLGFVPGEGGVAAGAMLSSLDVVFLLGADELDFSAKTAKCVVYIGSHGDNGAHHADIILPGATYTEKSGTWVNTEGRVQIGNRAGFAPGEAREDWAVLRALSDVLGKKLPFDSLSQLRVKLYEAYPHFAAIDEVAPGSTADIAALAKKAGKMGKSVFASPIKDFYLTNPIARASAVMAECSALARNNFKAAAE from the coding sequence ATGGCAAAGCTGAAGATCGACGGCAAAGAGATCGAGGTTCCGGATCATTTCACGCTGTTGCAGGCGTGTGAGGAAGCCGGCGCTGAAGTCCCGCGCTTTTGTTTCCATGAACGGCTGTCGGTCGCCGGCAATTGCCGGATGTGCCTTGTCGAGGTGAAGGGTGGACCGCCGAAGCCGGCAGCCTCCTGCGCCATGGGCGTACGCGACATCCGCGGTGGCCCGAACGGCGAACTGGCGGAAGTCTTCACCAACACGCCGATGGTCAAGAAGGCCCGCGAAGGCGTGATGGAATTCCTGCTGATCAACCATCCGCTGGATTGCCCGATCTGCGACCAGGGTGGCGAATGCGACCTGCAGGACCAGGCCATGGCCTTTGGTATCGATAGCTCGCGCTACACCGAAAACAAGCGCGCCGTCGAAGACAAGTATATCGGCCCGCTGGTCAAGACGGTGATGAACCGCTGCATTCACTGCACCCGTTGCGTCCGCTTCACCACCGAAGTCGCCGGCATTGCCGAGCTCGGCCTGATCGGCCGAGGCGAAGACGCTGAAATCACCACCTATCTCGAGCAGGCGATGACGTCGGAGCTGCAGGGCAACGTCGTTGACCTCTGCCCGGTCGGCGCGCTGACCTCGAAGCCCTTCGCCTTCACCGCCCGTCCGTGGGAACTTGGCAAGACTGAATCCATCGACGTGATGGATGCACTCGGTTCGGCTATTCGCGTCGATACCCGTGGCCGTGAAGTCATGCGCGTGATGCCGCGCGTCAACGAGCAGGTCAACGAAGAGTGGATCTCCGACAAGAGCCGCTTCATCTGGGACGGCCTTAAGACCCAGCGTCTCGACCGTCCTTATGTGAAGAAGGACGGCCGTCTTCAGCCGGCAAGCTGGGCGGAAGCCTTTGCTGCGGTCAAGTCGGCTGTAGCTGCAACGACTGCCGACAAGATCGGTGCTGTTGCCGGCGACCTGGCTTCCGTTGAAGAAATGTTTGCACTGAAGTCGCTGCTTGCCTCGCTCGGTTCGGCCAATACCGACTGTCGCCAGGATGGGACGGCACTCGATCCGTCGCGCGGCCGCTCCAGCTATATCTTCAATTCCGGCATCGAAGGCATCGAGGCTGCAGACGCGATCCTCATCGTTGGCGCCAATCCGCGCTACGAAGCCTCCGTTCTCAATGCGCGCATCCGCAAGCGCTGGCGCCGTGGTGGCCTGCCAATCGCCGTGATCGGCGAAGCCGGCGATCTGCGCTATCCGTATGAATATCTGGGTGCAGGCACAGAGACGCTGTCCGATCTGGTTTCCGGCAAGAACAGCTTTGTCGAAAAGCTGACCGCGGCCAAGAACCCGCTGATCATCATCGGCCAGGGCGCATTGATCGGTGCCGAAGGGGCCGCCGTTCTTGCCAATGCCGCAAAACTGGCAAATGCCGTTGGTGCACTGACCGAAGAGTGGAACGGTTTTTCCGTCCTGCACACGGCAGCGGCCCGTGTCGGCGGCCTCGATCTCGGCTTCGTGCCCGGTGAGGGCGGTGTTGCCGCAGGCGCCATGCTGTCCTCGCTCGATGTTGTCTTCCTGCTCGGCGCCGACGAACTCGACTTCTCGGCCAAGACCGCCAAATGCGTCGTCTATATCGGCAGCCACGGCGACAATGGCGCGCATCATGCAGACATCATCCTGCCGGGCGCGACCTATACCGAAAAGTCTGGAACCTGGGTGAATACCGAAGGCCGTGTCCAGATCGGCAATCGCGCTGGCTTCGCGCCGGGCGAGGCACGCGAGGACTGGGCCGTCCTGCGTGCGCTTTCCGATGTGCTCGGCAAGAAGCTGCCGTTCGATTCGCTGTCGCAACTGCGCGTGAAGCTCTATGAGGCCTACCCGCATTTCGCTGCGATCGACGAAGTCGCGCCGGGCTCTACGGCTGATATTGCTGCGCTGGCGAAAAAAGCCGGGAAGATGGGCAAGTCTGTGTTTGCGTCGCCGATCAAAGACTTCTATTTGACGAACCCGATCGCGCGCGCTTCGGCCGTCATGGCCGAGTGCTCGGCATTGGCCCGCAACAATTTCAAGGCTGCGGCAGAGTAA
- the nuoH gene encoding NADH-quinone oxidoreductase subunit NuoH — MDNFVSTYVWPAAIMIGQSLLLLVCLLVFIAYILLADRKIWAAVQLRRGPNVVGPWGLFQSFADLLKFVFKEPVIPAGANKGVFLLAPLVAVTLALATWAVVPVADGWVIANINVGILYVFAISSLEVYGIIMGGWASNSKYPFLGALRSAAQMVSYEVSIGFVIVTVLLCVGSLNLTDIVTAQNTGLGTMMGLPASFLDWHWLSLFPMFVVFFISALAETNRPPFDLPEAESELVAGFMVEYGSTPYMMFMLGEYAAIVLMCSLTTILFLGGWLPPADVWFLNWVPGIIWFVLKASMVFFMFAMVKAFVPRYRYDQLMRLGWKVFLPLSLAMVVIVAFVLKLMGWA; from the coding sequence ATGGATAATTTCGTTTCCACATATGTGTGGCCCGCGGCCATCATGATCGGTCAGTCGCTTCTGCTTCTGGTCTGCCTTCTCGTCTTCATCGCCTATATCCTTCTCGCAGACCGCAAGATCTGGGCAGCCGTCCAGTTGCGTCGCGGCCCGAACGTCGTTGGTCCCTGGGGTCTCTTCCAGTCCTTCGCCGACCTTCTGAAGTTCGTCTTCAAGGAGCCGGTCATTCCGGCCGGTGCCAACAAGGGCGTCTTCCTTCTGGCACCTCTCGTTGCCGTGACGCTGGCGCTCGCTACCTGGGCCGTGGTGCCGGTTGCCGATGGCTGGGTGATCGCCAACATCAATGTCGGCATTCTCTATGTCTTCGCCATCTCGTCACTGGAAGTCTATGGTATCATCATGGGCGGCTGGGCTTCGAACTCGAAGTACCCGTTCCTCGGCGCGCTTCGCTCGGCCGCGCAGATGGTTTCCTATGAAGTTTCGATCGGCTTCGTCATCGTCACCGTTCTTCTGTGCGTCGGTTCGCTGAACCTGACCGATATCGTCACCGCGCAAAATACCGGTCTCGGCACGATGATGGGCTTGCCGGCATCCTTCCTCGACTGGCACTGGCTGTCGCTTTTCCCGATGTTCGTGGTTTTCTTCATCTCGGCATTGGCTGAAACCAACCGCCCGCCCTTCGACCTTCCGGAAGCCGAATCCGAACTGGTCGCCGGCTTCATGGTCGAATACGGCTCGACCCCCTACATGATGTTCATGCTTGGCGAATACGCTGCCATCGTGCTGATGTGCTCGCTGACCACGATCCTCTTCCTTGGAGGCTGGCTGCCGCCGGCAGACGTCTGGTTCCTGAATTGGGTTCCCGGCATCATCTGGTTCGTGCTGAAGGCATCCATGGTCTTCTTCATGTTCGCCATGGTGAAAGCCTTCGTTCCGCGTTACCGCTACGACCAGCTGATGCGTCTGGGCTGGAAGGTATTCCTGCCGCTCTCGCTCGCCATGGTCGTCATCGTTGCATTCGTGCTGAAGCTGATGGGTTGGGCATGA
- the nuoI gene encoding NADH-quinone oxidoreductase subunit NuoI codes for MAALTQAINALFLKEFVGAFFLSMRYFFRQKATINYPFEKGPISPRFRGEHALRRYPNGEERCIACKLCEAICPAQAITIEAGPRRNDGTRRTVRYDIDMVKCIYCGFCQEACPVDAIVEGPNFEFATETREELYFDKARLLDNGDRWEREIARNLALDAPYR; via the coding sequence ATGGCTGCTCTTACACAGGCTATCAACGCACTTTTCCTGAAGGAATTTGTCGGGGCGTTTTTCCTCTCGATGCGTTACTTCTTCCGTCAGAAGGCGACGATTAACTACCCCTTCGAAAAGGGGCCGATCTCCCCGCGCTTCCGTGGTGAGCATGCGCTGCGCCGTTATCCCAACGGCGAAGAACGCTGCATTGCCTGCAAGCTGTGCGAGGCGATCTGTCCTGCCCAGGCCATCACCATCGAGGCTGGCCCGCGCCGCAACGACGGCACCCGCCGCACGGTGCGTTACGATATCGACATGGTGAAGTGCATCTATTGTGGTTTCTGCCAGGAAGCCTGCCCGGTTGACGCGATCGTCGAAGGTCCGAACTTCGAGTTCGCCACCGAGACCCGCGAAGAACTCTATTTCGACAAGGCGCGGCTTCTGGATAACGGCGACCGCTGGGAACGCGAAATCGCGCGCAACCTGGCGCTCGACGCTCCGTATCGCTGA
- a CDS encoding NADH-quinone oxidoreductase subunit J, producing MGLQALFFYLFAIVAVVSAFMVISARNPVHSVLFLILTFVNAAGLFLLTGAEFLAMILLVVYVGAVAVLFLFVVMMLDIDFTELRAGAAKYAPMASLIGLIVAAQLVFVIGGSVISPAAKDAIALPIPALSERQNTQALGDVLYTNYIFYFQIAGLVLLVAMIGAIVLTLRHRENIKRQDISRQVARSPETAVKVVKVKPGQGV from the coding sequence ATGGGTCTTCAGGCTCTCTTTTTCTATCTCTTCGCCATTGTCGCCGTGGTTTCGGCCTTCATGGTGATATCGGCTCGGAATCCGGTCCATTCGGTCCTGTTCCTCATTCTCACCTTCGTCAATGCAGCGGGTCTGTTCCTGCTGACCGGCGCTGAATTCCTGGCGATGATCCTCCTTGTCGTTTATGTCGGCGCCGTGGCGGTTCTCTTCCTGTTTGTCGTCATGATGCTCGATATCGATTTCACCGAGCTGCGTGCGGGTGCCGCGAAATATGCGCCGATGGCGTCGCTGATCGGTCTGATCGTTGCAGCCCAGCTGGTCTTCGTGATCGGTGGCAGCGTCATCAGCCCGGCGGCAAAGGATGCTATTGCATTGCCGATCCCGGCTTTGTCGGAACGCCAGAACACCCAGGCGCTAGGTGACGTGCTCTACACAAATTACATCTTCTATTTCCAGATCGCCGGCCTGGTGCTGCTGGTGGCGATGATCGGGGCAATCGTCCTGACCCTGCGTCACCGCGAAAACATCAAGCGGCAGGATATTTCTCGCCAGGTTGCCCGCTCGCCCGAGACCGCCGTCAAGGTGGTCAAGGTCAAGCCGGGCCAGGGCGTCTGA
- the nuoK gene encoding NADH-quinone oxidoreductase subunit NuoK — protein sequence MEIGLSHYLTVSAILFTLGVFGIFLNRKNVIIILMSVELILLAVNLNMVAFSAFLGDIVGQVFALFILTVAAAEAAIGLAILVVFYRNRGSIAVEDVNVMKG from the coding sequence ATGGAAATCGGTCTTTCCCACTACCTGACGGTCAGTGCCATTCTCTTTACCCTCGGGGTCTTCGGCATCTTCCTGAACCGCAAGAACGTCATCATCATCCTGATGTCGGTCGAACTCATCCTTCTGGCCGTCAACCTCAACATGGTGGCCTTCTCTGCCTTCCTCGGCGACATCGTCGGCCAGGTCTTCGCGCTGTTCATCCTGACGGTTGCAGCGGCCGAAGCCGCGATCGGCCTCGCGATCCTCGTGGTCTTCTATCGTAATCGCGGCTCGATCGCCGTCGAAGACGTCAACGTGATGAAGGGCTGA
- the nuoL gene encoding NADH-quinone oxidoreductase subunit L, translating into MLIYKAIVFLPLIGALIAGLFGRQIGAKASEYVTTGLMIIVAILSWIVFFNVAMSHEAHEVIKVPVLRWIQSGGIDVEWALRVDTLTAVMLIVVNSVSTLVHVYSIGYMHHDPHRPRFFAYLSLFTFAMLMLVTSDNLLQMFFGWEGVGLASYLLIGFWFKKPSASAAAMKAFIVNRVGDFGFILGIGCVFVMFGSINFETIFAAAQTYLPAEGAGSPEVVMNLFGMQLDRSHALTGACLLLFMGAMGKSAQFLLHTWLPDAMEGPTPVSALIHAATMVTAGVFLVARMSPLFELSPDALTVVTLVGAITAFFAATVGLVQNDIKRVIAYSTCSQLGYMFVALGVGAYGAAIFHLFTHAFFKALLFLCAGSVIHAVDGEQDMRYMGGLRPHIKVTFAMMLLGTLAITGVGIPFTPIGFAGFFSKDVIIEATYASHSPIAGFAFAMLVIAALFTSFYSWRLMFMTFFGKPRASADVMHHVHESPMVMLLPLILLAVGAIFAGVVFEGYFFGHHYADFWKGALFTLPENELVDEFHHVPAWVALSPFVAMLLGFVIAWYMYIKNPSAPKKLAEQQWMLYQFLLNKWYFDELYDFLFVRSAKALGRFLWKKGDVATIDAYGPNGVAASVAGLTQKVVRLQSGYLYHYAFAMLIGVAALITWMMLGSSF; encoded by the coding sequence ATGCTCATCTACAAGGCTATCGTCTTTCTTCCATTGATCGGTGCGCTCATCGCCGGCCTGTTCGGTCGCCAGATTGGCGCCAAGGCATCGGAATACGTCACCACCGGATTGATGATCATTGTCGCGATCCTGTCCTGGATCGTCTTCTTCAACGTGGCGATGAGCCACGAGGCACACGAAGTCATCAAGGTTCCGGTCCTGCGCTGGATCCAGTCCGGCGGCATCGACGTCGAATGGGCGCTGCGCGTCGACACATTGACGGCTGTCATGCTGATCGTCGTGAACTCGGTCTCGACGCTGGTTCATGTCTATTCGATCGGCTACATGCATCACGATCCGCATCGTCCGCGTTTCTTTGCCTATCTGTCGCTGTTCACCTTCGCGATGTTGATGCTGGTGACCTCCGACAACCTGCTGCAGATGTTCTTCGGCTGGGAAGGCGTGGGTCTGGCGTCCTATCTGCTGATCGGCTTCTGGTTCAAGAAGCCGTCCGCTTCGGCCGCTGCCATGAAGGCCTTCATCGTCAACCGCGTCGGCGACTTCGGCTTCATCCTCGGTATCGGCTGCGTCTTCGTCATGTTCGGCTCGATCAATTTCGAAACGATCTTTGCCGCAGCCCAGACTTATCTGCCGGCTGAAGGTGCTGGTTCGCCGGAAGTGGTGATGAACCTCTTCGGCATGCAGCTCGACCGCAGTCACGCCCTGACCGGTGCCTGCCTGCTGCTGTTCATGGGCGCGATGGGCAAGTCGGCACAGTTCCTGCTGCACACCTGGCTGCCAGACGCGATGGAAGGCCCGACCCCGGTTTCGGCGCTGATCCATGCCGCGACCATGGTGACCGCCGGCGTCTTCCTCGTTGCCCGCATGTCGCCACTGTTCGAACTGTCGCCGGATGCGCTGACCGTTGTCACGCTGGTCGGCGCGATCACCGCCTTCTTTGCTGCGACCGTCGGTCTGGTGCAGAATGACATCAAGCGCGTCATCGCCTATTCGACCTGCTCGCAGCTCGGCTACATGTTCGTTGCACTCGGCGTTGGTGCCTATGGCGCTGCCATCTTCCACCTGTTCACTCACGCCTTCTTCAAGGCGCTGTTGTTCCTATGCGCCGGCTCGGTTATCCATGCCGTCGATGGTGAGCAGGACATGCGCTACATGGGCGGCCTGCGTCCGCATATCAAAGTCACCTTTGCCATGATGCTGCTGGGCACGCTTGCCATTACCGGCGTCGGCATTCCGTTCACGCCAATCGGCTTTGCCGGCTTCTTCTCCAAGGACGTGATCATCGAAGCGACATACGCATCGCATTCGCCGATCGCGGGCTTTGCCTTCGCCATGCTGGTGATTGCGGCTCTGTTCACCAGCTTCTACTCGTGGCGGCTGATGTTCATGACCTTCTTCGGCAAGCCCCGCGCCTCCGCCGACGTCATGCATCATGTGCATGAATCGCCGATGGTGATGCTTCTGCCGCTGATCCTTCTCGCAGTCGGCGCGATCTTCGCCGGTGTCGTGTTCGAAGGCTATTTCTTCGGTCACCACTATGCCGATTTCTGGAAGGGCGCCCTGTTCACCCTGCCGGAAAACGAGCTGGTGGACGAGTTCCATCACGTTCCGGCCTGGGTTGCGCTCAGCCCGTTCGTCGCGATGCTGCTCGGCTTCGTCATCGCCTGGTACATGTACATCAAGAACCCATCGGCACCGAAGAAGCTCGCCGAACAGCAATGGATGCTCTACCAGTTCCTGCTCAACAAGTGGTACTTCGACGAGCTCTACGACTTCCTGTTCGTGCGCTCGGCCAAGGCACTCGGCCGCTTCCTGTGGAAGAAGGGTGACGTTGCTACCATCGACGCGTACGGCCCGAACGGCGTTGCCGCTTCTGTTGCCGGCCTGACCCAGAAGGTCGTCCGCCTGCAGTCCGGCTACCTCTACCACTATGCCTTCGCGATGCTGATCGGCGTCGCGGCCCTTATTACCTGGATGATGCTCGGGAGCTCCTTCTGA